The Pithys albifrons albifrons isolate INPA30051 chromosome 6, PitAlb_v1, whole genome shotgun sequence region GTTATAAATTCTGGAAGTTCATACTGAAGTTACTCTGAAGCACAATTACTGGATTTTAAACTGCCTCAAAATATTGACCAATCTTCTTAGAGATTACTCTcctaagtatttttttttatcctgaagATTAATACTTTACATAGAACATAAAATGCGGTTTGGGAACAAATCAGTAAGATGGAGCAGATACAACATTAAGACAGAGACAGATTAGAGGAAAATTTAGGTAGTCTAGCTTTAAGTGGGCTACTAATAATGTAGTTCAACTAaccttcattaaaaaaagaaaaacatttgagACTGTTTCCTAAAACaaacttgttaaaaaaaaaccaaacccaaaacaaccacacagaaaacaaaattaacaaaaccaaagaaactcACAAGTCCTTATGTTATTAAGAACAAAAGGATGACTTTTACATATTTTGTACTCTTTGGCAGGGAATCTATGAAACCAGAGCATATCCTGACAAATTGAACCTTTCCTGAGAAGTGTTCCTAAACTCATACATAACGTGTTATGTGGGAGATGCCAAGTCGCAACAGTTTGAAAGTCAACAACATGGAATGTATCAACAGATTTATGAAGGACAACAGTGGCAGTTATTTACATGCTCAGGGTAGCTAACTGCTCTTTATGAATTAGGTTTCCCTGTATAAATTAGAAAACTACAAAACGTCAGAACAGGGAGAAATCTCCATTGTCTGTAACAGTTCAAAGGAAAACACCTTTGCAGCACTTTGCTTAGACAATTGCGTATTGCTGGTATAAAAGGTCTCTTATCCTATAGAAGTCCTGACAGAGACAGCCTTCCAATCCAATGCGCCCTGTTTCAGTCTGAAACAAAAGACATGTTTTAGTTTATTATCTTTACACTAATGAGatacttaattttcatttagaatATTATTTACCAAAGAGTTTAAGAGAGAACACCTACCCTGCGAACAGCCACCAGATTGTTGCACACCAGCACTCCTCCGACAAACTCAGCTTGGATACCTTCTCGCAAGAGAACCTGCTTGAAGTCAGAAAGTCTTGGCTCATTCATAAACACAGACTGATGTCCAAGAACCTTCAAAACAACACACACAATTTTAATGCTTCTATTTAATACCTTCCATTTTCCCAAAGGTCTCATTATTGTGTAGGCAGCAGTGCAGCCTAGACTGCAGGACTATAAATTAGAAGAATGGTTCTACTTCTGTACAGCTGCAGCAAGACACTTTCAGGATAGAAAAGTCTTAGAAGTTATTTATCAGGTAAGGCAAAAGTTTCCTTATTTGCTCACATACGGAAGACAAATGGAAAGCTGACAATCAAGATCCCTCTTCCAAGTCATGCTATGCCAGGGACAGAGCTGCAAGTTAAGCTGTACTGCTCACCAGTACATCCTTCTATTACAGTTGTCATGAATCTCAACAGACTTTGGAGTTGTCTCTACAGTTATCTGGCTCCTAGACCAGATTACATTTAGGACTGTGAAACTGTATCTGAAAGCAAATCTAGGATTAAAAGGCATTGGAATAATTCAATGAAAAGTTAAAATTGTATCTCCTCACATGCCAAGTATTTTAAGTGCAAAGATAAATTTACAGAAACGCTAAATTTCATCAACTCTCAAATCACTACTGTAGAAGCAGATGTAAGAATGTCAAAGATCTGTATCTCAAGTATATAAAGTATTTTCCATAGCTTCAACAAAGCATAACAAAATCCAAAAGTGACTAAACAAAACTTATCCACTAATTAAAATCTTTATCTTCGTAAGTAGATGTTACTGTATGCTTGGCACCGTTAGTGGATGTGACCCTCGTTGCTGAAAATCATACCATCAGAACACAGAACAGCACCAggtttaaaaaagagaaaaccaaatatGAAAACCCAGTTTCAGTTAGGCTTCCAGTTGAGTAAGATCATAGTAAGCACCTCCAAGCActagaaaaagacaaatgaaTACACAGCTCTTCATAAAAGAAATTCAGATCAGCATCATTTTTGTACCTCCTGAGGTGGCAGAGGTTCCAAAGTAGGAATGATCTCACTCTCCTCACACATCTCCTTGTCATCATCACCAAAGAGGCTTTTCATGGCCTTCTGTTGTGCAATCACACTGGAGTCTGAAGAAGGCACATCCACTTGCATCTCTAAGTCTTCATCTTCCCTCAACTCTCCCTCTTCCAAAATAACTCCAGTATCCACTTTTGAAACCCGCATGTCCAGAACACCATCTATCCAAGCCAACTCAGCATCCTTGGCTTTACAGAACTGAAGGGAGCTGACAAGAGAGTCTTTTAACCTGACCTGGGTTGCaaagaataaaagcagcagagataAATACCTTTCTTTTGttggttaaaataaaaaacccaaacccataCTGCAAAGCTGAGTTAAATTTACAGCAAAAGCAACCATTTCCTTTTAGGACAGAAACCTTTTTTGCACCCATGGAAGTCCTCAGCTGGTCTTCGCAAATTCAGAGAAAGTTTCTATAGATATATTTATGTTACTGGAGAGCAGTTCCAAATTTCAAACCTCAAAAAAAacgtattttattttaagaaagggTGTTGTAAATATCAGACTTTAAAGTGACCTTAACATGACTTCTCTGGTGCACTCAAGGACTTTTAGCCCTACTCTTAGAGATTGTTACCCACACAAGATGGTGCACAATTCCCATAGGGGAATCAAGGCTGCAACTGTATTAAAGATACAGCAAACAACTACCCATCTGCAGCAGAGTCCACTCAAAAAAACACTGTGACTCTGGTGCTTCATTCTTATCTGTTATTTTCAAGTTCAATATCTCCACTGTACTTCTCCTGTGTCATTTCTAACACACTGGCAATTCTGagaccttaaaaaaaaacaaaaaaaaaggacaaaaacccccaacaactaACAGACCAAATACAGAAAACATGCTGTTTCAAGTCTGTCAGAACTAGATGATTTTGAATAACTTTCCACTTCCTACAGGGCAATggatttttctctgaaagaagCAGAAGTACCTCTTTCAACAAATTCTACCAATGTTTCTCTATGAACTTTAAAAGGGCAAAGGAATAAAGGACTAAAAGGCAAAAAGTTCCAGTGAAAAACTTCCCTCTAAACAATTTCAAAAACTGAACTGGGACCATACGCAAAATTCacacaaatttaattttcatagtTAGCACAGAGCAACACGTTATCATAACCTCAGTTTGCAAGTTTCATCACATTAACCTTTCTGGGGAGTATGGgtgtcttatttatttttaactgccTCCTAACTTTACATGTTTACTCTTAGGTACTATTTAAGTataaaggactttttttctctttgctcgCTAAGGCTCCCTTTCAGATTCCAAGGAGAATCCTGAATTGTAACTAGTATACAACAGTACTCTAAATATAGCCATTATAGATTTGTTAGTACTTCAATAAAGCAAAATGATATTCCCATGGACAAGAGCCTTGCCTTTTGCTGTACACATAGAAACACATTGATCTCATGATTAAGCTCTCAAATACCTATGAATAATAAGCATCAGAAGGATGCTTATCTACAGGTCAGAAAAACAGTATCAATGCCTTTATCACACAAAACCAACTGTACACAGAGGTAGTACCACCTCTCCTCACCCAAAGAAGTGAGAGCCAAATCAGAGTTTGCCAATACAGCTCTACTACAATTGACAGTAGTCACACAACTAACAAGTTCCAGTACCTTACCTGGTAAATGTGAGTTTCGCTGGTTGCATCTACAGTTTCATGAAGTTTGGGCATGTAAACCTTAATATCTTTTCCACCAAATGCTCGGCAACATTCTGCAAGGTCCTGACTGGCCTCAGGTGGTCCATGGACAATGACCAATTGTCTTGGTTTCATTTggttaataatttttttaatcgAGTCCCCATCGGAGCGTCCTTCATAGTCAATGTATGTAACTCTGGCTCTAGTTAGAATTAAAACCCcaagaatattattttttagtttaaaagatTAAACCTTTGAGTGCTCcaaaatactttatttaaaaacagaagatatttttaaattactcaaCATCAGCAAAAGCTGTCAGCACAAGGTATATTATGGATCAGTGAAATGTATAAtctatgtatggccaaacttcatgaatgaagatttgggaagggctctccccatgtgggtgtgcccttccagcctgcacaggggatttttttttttctttaggtgaggcacagtgagcacagaactggccccaccatttaagtcccaaggtccatctgccaaGGCCGAGCAAGCtcagacagtgacagtgaagtcctcaggactgtcacagcacccggtactaaccagggctgaccctgctgagcatccaagatctgatgggatggggtggcagggaggcattgaactgccaagggacggtccccactgagactcaaactcatgaccttgtgatccagagtccggagtgctcaccattacaccatgcGACCACCCTAACAGTGAAATACAGTGGTCAAACATCAGCATGTATGTATATTTAACAATATAAATTCACAAAATTCACTCACATAGTTATCCAAAATATGAGATAAGCATATATGAATAAATTATCCttttaacaaaatatatttaagtgtCTGTGCTGACATACTTTATCACTTGTTCTACCTCCTCCAGTTGTCTACATCAAACaatgaataaaacaaatttcGTAAGAGTGGGGAACCATAAGACTCTATCCTGTGCTACCAGAAGGAGTAGTAAAAAACTTGGcttggggaaaataaaataaacagaaagcaagTCCTTTTCCACTTCCTCAAATCCAAGCTATCCTTTTACCCAGTTCACACTGTACCCATGCCACTATTCTAGCAGAACTCACAAGAACACAGTCACTCACTTAATTTCCATGGATTCTGTTGCAGAAATACATTTGGTAGGAACATCTGATAAATCCTGGTCCATAGGCTCCTCTCCATTTGTCAAACCAGACtctaatttgcttttttcttcttctgttgcTTGAAGTTCTGGAACTAGAAAATCCTCAGGTCTAAGGAATGAAAGGCGTTTAGCTTTTAATACCCTTGGAGTAAAACCAAAGCACtaatataaaaagaaacaatgctGACTATTACTACTGagatttttttgtaattgttaTTGCCAACAATTTTATTACACTTGCCTTCACTATTTCCAGAGCTCATTTGGGAAATATCttaaaaaagaactttaataACTTGGGAAATTCTAGCAAGTCAAGAATTCCTAGCAAGTATTCCTTATGCAATGAGGACAAATATCATACATTTTTCTAGAATGAATAGTATTATTCCCCTTCATTAATTTATCCAACATTATGTGCAGAAAAAAGCCATGTTAAAGGAATTTTAGATCTtctaagattaaaaaaaaagcctggagTGAAAATACTCCTAAGAGGTGTGAACACAGGTCAAGGACCAACACTCTGCAGCTTCAATCCTATCACAAGCTTCCTGTGAGACTTGGCGGTTAAAAGAGTATATAACAGTGCTGCAAAAGAAGAGACAAAATGatgattttgctttttcattacttctattttttaattatttcacagCTACTACATGTTACTATACACTGCCACCACATACTTGATAATCTCTCCATATTCATCCCATTTAATTCTTTCTTCAGGGGCTGGAAACATTGGATAAGATTTCTTTGCCTGTTTGAAGAAGCTTCCTTTCCGGCTACCTTCACCTTTCATCATCAAATCATGTTTGGTCTTATGTACAGTTGGCTGATCAATATCCTCTTCAGCATCACTCTCATCACTGGAATCAATATCTGCCCTGAAATGACATTCAAAAAAAATACCACAgcacttcttttttaattgaGGTTTCATATTACATAAACACACTGACTGGGAAATAACAGCTGACATAACACTAACCAAGGCCAAGGGCAGTTTATCTATCTGAGAAAGAGCTCACAGTCAAATGGCAGATGAAACAGTCCTATCAGAAAAACAGATTGAAGACAACCACTCCCAATTCCTCAGTGCCCACAGACAAGTCTATCAAAACTATAACTTCCATTTATCCCTGTGAACTGTATAAGGGGCAGAATGACCACACCGAAATCTCAACTCTGATCGTAACAGCAGAACACAAGAACAGCAAATACACTTACTCTTTAGACTGCTCTAACTTCTTAGCTGCTTCTTTCTTCAGCTTCTCCTTCTCTAGGTAATCTTCAAGTTCTTTTCCTTCCAATTTGACACGTTTTCTCAACTgcagacaaaattaaaattaatgttattGTGAGTAGCTGACATGATTTTAATACTTCTCCTACGTGCTGCAGCTCTGAATATTTGTACTTCGGTACCAAAGGCAAGTACAACTTAGATGTCACATATGTATCAAGATTATGCAAATATGCACGACATCAGCATGGAAGGATCATGATATTATCAATCAATAGAGTctacattaaaataatataaatattaaaatcaatTAAGGTCCACAAAAAGTTCTTGAAACATCTTCAGAAAATCTCTCTCCAGTAAGTGAAAGCAAATAATCTGAGATGAGCAGTGGTTTTTAATTCTTCTATCGGTAACATCAAACCAGAAGAACCTGGCCAAGTCGTACCAGtcagcaaaacaaaagtaagttttgctgcttattttctgaaaatcaaaTTAGAGAATAGGTCACTTTGAATTAAACTAAATTCTAGTAATAATCTAATATTGTAAATCAGTGATTCCAATCAAATCTAACACTAAAATAAAGGTGCTTAATCAGCAATGAAATTACCACTGCAATCACAGGGGACTCCCATAAATTAACATTTACCAGAGAGTCGTAGACACAGGTATACAGATTACGAAAAACAGCTTGAAAGCATGAATGACAATTGTGTTCTAATTTCTAGAGTCTGCTTATCTTTCTAATCCTGGTGGGATATACTATACTAATTTGACTTTATTATCTCCTCATCCAAACGGGGAGTATTTTTCACCAAGACTAATCCATCATATATGGCGATCAAGTGCAAGCAGATTTTTTCTATTATAACAAAAGCACAAAAGAAATCTTGTCTAAAGATAACATGCTCAGCTCTATGGAGTATTAATTTGCCAcatgtggtagttttggctttagtttcagctaggccttagctaggcctcaatttagcaggcccaaaggatgtgatATAGATCAGAAAGGACAAGCATGACCTGACTTAAGCAatcaaagaggtatttcatatcatctgacatcatcaagaagtgtcaacAAGTAcaaaaggagagggaggtggagcttctgtctcttttggtctttgccttAGTCTCAGGAATACACACTGTGCCaccccaggagggacaggaggaccACGCCTggcaccagcttaccatcattttatcttagggaagtaaaatgtttgttcttagtccttctctctgcttgcgtctgtctctggggaactgagttctccagagtgatttgtagttacAATGGTGGGATTTGTTTTCAATGGGGAGCAGGGAGTTATTTTTTGGTATTTCTAACTAGtataagtgtgtgttatattgtagttttcttttctgtatcaATATATATAATCAGTTTAAGTACAAACCTAGTTTGTGTTTCCAGAggtttctttcctcccttttctcagtgggggGTGGGAGGTTCTGACACTCTAtactgggcagttggcattttgccagctcaacccaagacaccacACCACCAAAAAGTTCCCAGTAtgacatatatttttatgtacatTTATCCACAATTGATTAAACACATACCATCCTAATTTCAGATTAACCTCCATCACTACAAGTATTTTCAGATCAAAAAGGAAACCTAAGTTCAATTTTGCCCATATTCCCCCAGATGGCCCCCAACAAAAAACTGTGAGATAACGAGACAATTCTTACCTCAATATCTATAACTTTTTCAGAAGGATTATCAATCAAGAATCGTGCTAATGTTCCAGGTGTAGTGCGATAAGTTAAAATGATGGAGTTTTTGGAATCCTGGCACCATTGAATGAAAAGATCTCTAGAAAACCCACACTCCAAGTCAGGCTGACTGGCAAGGACAACTTTAGGACTAGGCACTCGAGCCAGATCAGACAGACTGTGACATAAGGAGAGATGACGGAACTGAAAAGGGTTGTTTCTCTTGTCTTCGAAGCACCTCATCAACTTGTCACTCATCCATTCAACCTAAAACATGCATTAAGAAAAAGTTTTCTATAGGAATACAAGTTCTACAATAATATATAAACCCGATGCAAAGTACAGGATGCAATATGCCCATGATTACACCAGTGTTTCTCAGTAAGTGTAGAAATAATGTTAAccataaacaacaacaaaacaaatactCTAAGTCCTCTTCCTCAACAGCTCTAACTCATGCTAACAAGTCTTGTGATAAAAAGAGAGATGAGTATCGAGAAACATGTCGATAGCCACAACTGGACTGTTACTTGATCAAAAGAGTTGGGATGCATTACAGAATGACACTCCCCCGgccttttgcctttttttacaGTTAAAAAGGAAAGCTTTTGCATACATGTTCCATTCCTCTTTCTTCATAGctgcttttcaaaatcaaaacaaacctgTGATTTAGAGAATTCCACTACATTGTAGCTGACGTTATTCAAAAGTGCTAGAGAGTAGACTCCTAATCCTGCATCTTTGGTTCTCCAGATCTGATCAAGAAGTTGAGCAAGTTCCAGAACTCTCCCTGCTGTATCCACGGCTATTAATACGTTTCCATCACCTCGTAATGTCTCCAAAACATTAGCTgagaagaattaaaaacaaaacaaaagcccaCTTATACTTTGAACCAAAGTTAAAATGTTTCTGGTGtggcttggattttttttgtttgttataCCACACTAGCAATCGTAATCAAAAGCATAgagaacacaaaaataaactgAACTTCAAAAGACATCCAAACCCACATTTCCACCAAAACTAAAGGGAGCTGGagtttcctctccagctctgaaCATCTCAATGCcttgataatttttctttcttttgttttttgtttgtttgttttgagtttggggtttttttcattaaaaacaccAGTAAAAtggagtttaaaaaaagaatgtgCTGAGCAAGGTAATTTATAAGTCCCTGAAGAGATTTATCAATACTGGGGAAAATACTCTTTCAAATACGATTCATTGTTTTTAGGAAAACATTTAACTCACAGGATCAGTACTATCAGAAAAGAGTAATTCAAAATTTGTTAAATTTTAGTAAGGGTTCTTAGTTTAGATGGTGATGAATTtgtcaaagcaaaataatttccagtGGCGAATAAATCACATTATTGCTATTTTTCAAGCCCAAACAGTACGTACTCAGCAGCTGTTCATCCCTTTGCTTCCTCCTGGGTTGTACATAAGTAGCATTAAATGAATCTGTAATAAGCAATGAAGGCCTGCTCAACATTTCCAAGGAACATCCGTTCAGATGGCTgtgaaaaaaaggcaaaaatctcagtttttgcatttctattttatgaGAAAAAGTAAGACAGGCAGCTTCCAGATATTTGCATGTACAGAAATCAAATTCCTCAGCTGCTGACTGCTTCCTGCTTCAAActtacaaataaacaaaaatgaaaggaataaagaaaCCCAGAGCTAATACTTGTTTCAAACCAATTAATCTGGATGCAAGTGAAATAAGAGGTCTTATTAGAAATGGAAATGCACTTCTGCTGCCATACCTCTTTATCACAGACTAAATGATATGACACCTAACACAACACATAAAAAATATTGCTATGTTGGACTCACATCTCCCTCTTGTGGTTGAAGTCAACTGcataaacaatttcttcctctcCATCCTTGACAATCTTCCAAATTGTGCCTCCTATCATGTGACCAGCTGGCAATGGTGTGATTGACAAACCATGTCCTTTGCCTATAAAAGTTTTTGGTGTTTTAGGTACATGTATTAAAACCCATTGAATAAGAGTAACTTTAAGTTAATGCCTAAATTGAAAGCTTAAAATATTACTGCAAAAAAAGTCAACGGAAGTATGAAAAAGCAGTAATATCTGCCCTTGTCATCTAACAAGTAACTTCAAAATTCATTGCAATTCAGTTCTCTATTTCCTACAGAATAAAGAAACTAAAGGGAAGATCACTTCTCCCCTCCACCTCCTACTGATAtgcagaggcacagcacagctgctgtaACTGTAGACCCAAACAGTAACCGACACAACAAATATAACACACCAAAGCAAGTACACTGGTGAAACTCTCCAAAGCAACACTTAATGTTTATAGTATCATTCACTGTTGAGGTACTCAGAAATTACACAAACTGGAAGTTTTCCAGAATGACAAACACAGAAGTCAAACCATAGCAGGAAAGATGTTCACATGCTGCAGTCAGGGACGACCGAACTTTTCAGGATctcatgcatttttttaatgtgctgttGCTCCTTGTCATTGATACCAGCCTATATCTTTGTCAGATTAAAACTAGAGCATCCATGGCCATTACTCACTAACTCTACTGCATGAAGTGCACagtaataattaataattaaacatacattattttcttaaatgccTCCATCGAGTCTTTTCAAATCATCtccattaaaaatgaaacagttaGCTGTTTAAAGTCATGGACTAAAAATACTCTTTAGATGTAAAAATTGGCAGCACATACACAGCCTTGCTGCAAATATCTTCCAAAGAGGCCAGCAGTCTTTTCAGGATAACatcctatttctttttttccaataacAAGGTAAGTATTTTGGCAAGCACCATTCATGAACTGTGAGGTACTGCACTTCAGAGACAAACTGCTGGTGGTCAGCTTCTATGTGTCCCTGTTCACAAACTGGGTTTCCATTTCATTCTGATCTTTGCAATCAACAGGAGCAAAAAGCTGCTGATTCTCCAGATACCACAATTCCCAGCAATCAACTACACTGAGTATGATTCAGTCAGCAAAGATCTCCTCATTAATCACCCACAGGCTGTAACTTCATCTCTGCCATATATTCCTGCTCTGGAAACTTCCCTTTCTGTTACTGGTTATCAAGACTTCCGAGGCATCTACCACTGGACATAAGTAAATGCTTTTGATAGACATGAGCAAATTCCAAGAAAAGCTACAAAGACATAGAAAAAAAGGTTTCCCAATATGCTTTGACATGACTCGTCCATATTAAGTGACAATTCTACCCATTTCTACATACAATGACTGAGGCAAACATTCAGCTGATACAGACTGACACGGGGCTAAAACATTCAGCACTGCAAGATACATCACACTGCAGAACTTACtgcctttaaaaaatgttactttaacTCTTCATGACTCTGTTGCCATTCACTAGAAGTAATTTCTTAAGGCTTATGTAACAACTTTACCTTTCAAGTTCACAATCTGAGAAAACTTCAGCTGTTGTATCTTATCAAAGGCTGCATCTACATCATCCAACGTAAAGAGTGTGAAATCTTCGGTATTATGGCGGGACTAAAACAAAAGAGGAACAGAGCATTCAAACACTCCGCTGTATCAGAGATGTTGTGAGTGAAAGTATCACCTTAAATATACCTGGTAGAGATCATACATAAACATCTGTCCCATTTTGTATACAGGAATAGTTGCATAAATGGCACAATTCAACCCCATTTTTCCAACTGCATATGGAAGTGCACCGAGGTGTAGAGGGTCAGGATGAGACAGAAGAACAGCATCAACCTGGTGTACATGCCTGTAAAGAGAGGGACAACAACAGCTGTTTGAAAGGTGTTCCATGTGGCATTTCATACCTCTCACTGGAGCTATTCTGAGAATACACACAGTCTGAATGCCAAACAATAAAACTTAACCTTCGAGGTTTGGAACTGCTTTACAAACCACAATAAAAGTTACAGGTATTTCCTAATGTTCAAGTACTTAAAAACGCAGGTGACTTCTGAAAACATAAGTTCAAGGTCTGAAAGACGAAGTTTCACATCAAATTCCTCACTAAAAACACCTTAATATATATGTGAATATCAGAAGGCAAATTAACTGAGGAACCAAAAATATTATCAGTGCAGATGTGCTACAAATTGTTCATACATCTAAAAGCAGACCATAACTTTTCTTCTGATGAGAAAGACCAGTAAAAGGACTAAAGGCACAATTCTTAAAATTATACGGATCACATCAAAAGATATTTCTTTACAACAGAAATGGTCAAATATATCATTTAAGAAAAGTGGTACATCATTTGGGGGATTTTTAGTAATTTGAaagagagatattttttttcttgcaaagtGAGAACTCAGACTAAAAACTTTCTGCATATCATAATTGAAAAACTTGAGGGCATAAAACAAATTTAGCAAATGAAAGTACAAGTTGGGTTGAAAGCTTTTTGTTCCCTTGCAGTAACTGGGGCACATACATCCTTCTCAATGGCTGTTAcaaaaaagtgaattttatcTAATTGCTTCTCAGATActcaaaacattttataaattatCCTCAGTACCTAATAATCCTCCTTTAAAAGACTTCTAACACTGCAAGAATGTCAGCGCTAGAAAAGTGAATCTATAGAACCAGCATCACAAAGCTCAGTTTCTTTCATGAACTTCCATATTTCAGTCCTAACCTGGCAATCAGCAAAGCTCCTTGCTGTAAGTCTGCAGAAGTTCAGACTAAAGTCCAGATACATTTTTGTTtgtaggttgttttttttcctttgaagggCTAGCAAACTGACAGCTGTTTTCCTGACTGACTGTTCAACTTGAACCAAAAGGTGAGAGTTGAGCCACTTTGTATTCTGCCTACACACACTGAGGCTTCTTCCACTTAAAACTTAGTTACCATTCTCAATCAGTTTAGAGCCAAGGTCAGTCTCCCATAAACTCTGCTGCGTGACTTTTATAAAAAAACTTCAAACCATCCAAGCCAAAACAAGCACAGAAGAATTTAAGAATTATAGTTAATAAATGTTAACTCACTGgactgacaagaaaaaaaatcccaagtttTTACTAGAAAAGCTTCAGCAGTGTGATTTCCTTTACATAAAACACAGgtcaaacaaaaaataaaagaacaattttGGATTTGACACCACCACACACATACCATTGCATGGAGTTTTGAAAACTTTCAATACAGGACAAGATCTATTAAAAAACCCTTGTGTATGAACTGAACTACTTACTTCCTCAGAGAATCAATAATATCCATAGAAAAGTTTTCATCCCAGCCACAGTCCAAAAGAAAACGAAACTCATCTACTTGCAACAGGTAGCAAAGGGCAGATTCCTCCTGCACCCCTGAAAGCGTAGTCAGCTTGATAATCGATGTCATTTTCCTCTCCAAGTGTTTAGTTTCCAAAAGAACTAATctgaatgaagaaaatgtttcactgactaacacaaaggaaaaaaaaaatattcacttaGATCTAGCGTCATACATTCCCGAAAACATGCAGGGTAAGAGTGTTAATACTGCTCAATACAGCTGCTGGATACCAAGTCTCAAATATTAACGTTCGGCCACTGTAGATCTTCTGTTACTAGAAagatttttgtttggggtttctgTGTTTGGGTTGTTTCGGTTTTTTTAACAATATGTAactataaagtaaaaaaaaaagatccccAGAAGCAACACAGTTAACAGCAGC contains the following coding sequences:
- the CPSF2 gene encoding cleavage and polyadenylation specificity factor subunit 2, giving the protein MTSIIKLTTLSGVQEESALCYLLQVDEFRFLLDCGWDENFSMDIIDSLRKHVHQVDAVLLSHPDPLHLGALPYAVGKMGLNCAIYATIPVYKMGQMFMYDLYQSRHNTEDFTLFTLDDVDAAFDKIQQLKFSQIVNLKGKGHGLSITPLPAGHMIGGTIWKIVKDGEEEIVYAVDFNHKREIHLNGCSLEMLSRPSLLITDSFNATYVQPRRKQRDEQLLTNVLETLRGDGNVLIAVDTAGRVLELAQLLDQIWRTKDAGLGVYSLALLNNVSYNVVEFSKSQVEWMSDKLMRCFEDKRNNPFQFRHLSLCHSLSDLARVPSPKVVLASQPDLECGFSRDLFIQWCQDSKNSIILTYRTTPGTLARFLIDNPSEKVIDIELRKRVKLEGKELEDYLEKEKLKKEAAKKLEQSKEADIDSSDESDAEEDIDQPTVHKTKHDLMMKGEGSRKGSFFKQAKKSYPMFPAPEERIKWDEYGEIIKPEDFLVPELQATEEEKSKLESGLTNGEEPMDQDLSDVPTKCISATESMEIKARVTYIDYEGRSDGDSIKKIINQMKPRQLVIVHGPPEASQDLAECCRAFGGKDIKVYMPKLHETVDATSETHIYQVRLKDSLVSSLQFCKAKDAELAWIDGVLDMRVSKVDTGVILEEGELREDEDLEMQVDVPSSDSSVIAQQKAMKSLFGDDDKEMCEESEIIPTLEPLPPQEVLGHQSVFMNEPRLSDFKQVLLREGIQAEFVGGVLVCNNLVAVRRTETGRIGLEGCLCQDFYRIRDLLYQQYAIV